The Camelina sativa cultivar DH55 chromosome 16, Cs, whole genome shotgun sequence sequence CGATAACTCCAAATAACCCGAGAGCACTCCCAAAGATCTCAATCACAAGAATCTTAACAAAGAGCGTCGAGTTCTGAGCATCAGACAACGCACAACTGCTTCCAATGATTCCTACACATAACCTGCAACAAACAAAATCCCCATAAACAGTGAGATTTACCATGTTTACAAAGGTtcagaagatgaaagagaggagaaagaagaagaagaagaagaagatacagacCCGCAAACAAGGTTAGCAAATCCAACAATGATTCCAGAAGCAAAGATTGCATATCCAGCTCTAAGAGACTCAGCGTCATACATCTTCGATGATGGCACACTCTCCAACTTGGTTTGCAGTATGATAGCAACAATAACGCCGTATATAGCCACGGCTTCACAGAAAATTACACTGAAAGACAATGAACAAACACTTGATTCATTACATAGTTCTAGCATCTTCTACTAGGTCAGAGCCAATGTGATCTATCACATCATATAAAGCCAATTTCACCAATCCTAGCCTAGGTCAACCACTGTATGCTATAATCTAATGGCATTTGCATCGGGTTACAAAAATTTACACAATATTTcctgaaattgaaattgaatcgTGTGGGCAAAACCTGATGAGATTCTTGGAAGTGATACGAGGAGCTTCAATGGCGGCACCGATCAAACTACTTCCGGTAATGTAAATTCCCCTACACCATAAAGAGAGCTTTCGTAAACACGATGCTTTCGTAAATCAAtttgggggaagaagaagaagaagaagtggataTTTACCAGGCAGCACCAAGAACGGAGACGCCGATGGAGATGGCGATTCCGATGGCGGAGAAAGTGTACGGAGAGATTCTCACCAGAGCCGCCGCCCATGAACTCGCATGAATAGCCGCACCGGACATTTTCGctcttttatctctctctctttcggaGGAGGAGACAATAACAACAGAGCCTGCGATCTGAGATTGAGCAACTACCTTTCACGCGCGCGTGAGTTTACTTACCATCATAATAGGCCTTGTAAGCCATTTCAATAGCCCATTTTCACTAAAATACTACAGTacctttgtttttattatatctaGGATCTCACCTGCCCTACAGCGCGAAAGAATATTTGCggacatataaaatatataaattttaatataattaattatattaaatcatatatttgtgtAATGGTTTTAGATAAAATAGGAGAATGAAAAAAATGGTAATATCAAATCTTCTCTCTTCTACCAACAATTATTTTATCTCAGCCAACAtgtctttttctcttcctttcatGCAAAAGAAAGTcagatttgtttttcaaatttttgaaaaatatgttaaaagGCATTAAATATATGGCCGTGGAATGTGTTTATTTGTCAAATTGAagcacataaaaacaaaagctacactcaaatttgtattttttttataaaatcatattatttttggatacattccaatttatttttgtatcctAGTTAAACACAATCTATCATCAAATcatgaccaaagaaaaaaaaattggtctttatataaaaactaacaGATTGACACATGAGCAAATCATTGCTATCAAATAAAGAGGATTCAAAAAAGCACCATATGTTTCATTGAAGTGATTCAAGAAACATGTATATCTCATTTGAAACAATGCAATAGTGATTGTTTcgacataaattaaaaatatcaataaaaatagaaaagtttcaATGATTAGTGAGGAGTGAATATGTTAGTCGACTTctatatttataggataaatAAAGTCGGTTTCAATATTTAGGGTTAATtaacattttcataaatatgATCTTAATAGTAATATATTTGTGAATCAAATGTTTAAATATAGATTCGAGGTATATGctcaatttccaaaaaaaatgaaatctatatttatgattaaaaaaaattccacatatttattaagattaagATTATATTTGCAAATATAATAACTATTGTGATATGATTTTGTAAACTATTACGTGTAactgaaattttcattttattttggttagttTGTAGATTTGAAATCAAATTATACACTATTGTtcccaaaaatatcaaaatcagattattcatttaattttcaaGTGGTTATGTCAAGTGGTTATGTGACTTATATCAAGTGCTAATTATTAGggtgattgattttatttagaTTTCCTTATTAtctataaacattttttaaatatagttagTTTATTTCTTCATAATCCGAATAATTAACagtaaaggtttttgggatttgaatatatttataattgtatGTTAGGTACTATATTTGGGGAATGCTAAATTTAAATTGATCTTCTTAGATATTTccttaaatcaaaattttaaaatatgttttaattatgGTAAGTTTGTTTAAACGATAATCCATTAAAGGTTTTGTGAtggtttagaaaattaaaatcatcatataattaaattattttctatttgatgGTGTAGATAAATTACATTATCATTATTATGTACTTTATTAGAATTacatagataattttataacaaactcaatattatttttgtaaatttttaaagtttgttttaaaaaatattctcttttcaaaaaaattaaagatttttattaaattatttcatagtaaaatttacattttttctttattagttattaataaCTTTAGTCATATAAGAAATAtgctattttataaataataaatatgattttatttaaaaaattatatatatgggtttcctaaaaaataagaaaaccaatATTCTCGTAattaatatggtttttttttgtttgaaatgttTATTTAGGTTTCCTTTGGggtataatttaaataaatattgcaaattttaaatatattttcagatTCTAATCCAATAACCCATTATAAATGAAACAGATATTTCTGATTTGGATCCAATTTGGTTGATTTCGggtaattttctaattttgaccCCACCCATTGttgattttgtacttctcttttatttatatagggATAAAATGTATAATGTACTTTTGAcattttgtgatatatattaaatatgtcATAGGTTGAATACTAAATTGAGAAATTTACTTGCGATTGAATGTGTGTTTCAATCGTACAAAGATAATTTATAgcgaagaaaatagaaaaatactaTTGTGATAGTAAATATCAATGGGCccgcttcatcttcatctcatTACAtcttttgtaacaattttcataatatttatgaGTCCAATTGGTAACACGACGGAATAGTGCAAAACAACGTTTTTGTGATGGGTAACTGTCAAAGCGGTTTACCTCATACCAAAACAGTATTGAGTTACCAACTAAACTGTATACGTCATAAAATTTGAGCAGTTTTGTAGATGAGTAACTTACTAGTTGGTGGCACAAAGCCACAAATTGTCAACTTTTGTGTGTAGCTCTACAATTTCTATATCAAAATTATGatttgatctttctcttcagATCTTCAGGTTGGGATGTCCCAAACATTCTCATCACTCATCAGTAAACCGACTTTTCCAGTATCGAAGCACAAACTCTCAAAAGCCATTTTTCCCTGCACCATTTTTGATCATACCGATTATTGGCAATGTGTATTAAGCGGCCCTCTCCTTTCAGCCTAGTCAAAATTTCACTACGATTGAATCCGAAGGAATGAGGATTCCGATCTAGTTACAAAACAAACCAGACTGaagcaaaaaatattattaagcaAAAGTGAGAGTAAATATATCCTACCAAACAATATATTATTGTATGCCGCCTCATGTTTATATAAATTACTCAAATTGCAAgaattataacaaaacaaaacctccAAACCCAAACTATAAATTGtaagaaaagacaaaacaaaagagaatcaaTCATTCGTCACCATCCCAGGAACCCAGGTCACCCAATTAGTCCCCCAAGCCATCCAAGAAGCTCTGTAAATCTTTTAAACCCTCCGCCGAGAAGCTCCGCTGAACCCTCAACCTCGGTGCAACCAAGTTCGGTGGTGGTTGTGGCTGAAGACACACAACCACCGCCGTCACATTATCCCCACTCTTCCTCTTTATAGCTTCCTCGACTAACTCTTTACTACACATGAGCGGGTCATTGTGCTCCTGCAGTCTCCTTCTAGCAAAATCTATGGCATTCTGGCTCATGAACACATCCCAAACCCCATCACACCCGATTATAAGGAACTCGTCCTCTTCGGTTAGTTTAGTTGTCATGAGCTCAGGCTCTGCAATGAGGGGTCCACCGTCAgaaccatctttcttctttttcatgcCTTCCATATGAAAGTCCCCAAGCGCACGAGCCACATTAAGTTGTCCATTTAGATAGCCGTCGTATACATATCCACCCGATGCCTCAATGCGTCTTCTCTCCTTACTGCTCATGGGTTTGTGGTCTCTTGACATTTCAATGGCTTTCCCTTGACGGGATAAGACTGCTCTACAATCTCCAGCGTTTGCTACCACCAACGACCTGTtaccacaaaaataaatgttaacatGGTACAAAAGGGTTTCATACCTGAATAATAATAGAGtatgaaacaaaacagagaaaatacaAGACTAGAAGACCTAATTTGTATTTGTGTGTCAATATACTACAAAATTAGTCAACAGGTAAAGCTAAGGGCCTAAGGCAATAACTACATTAGAGCAGCAGCAAATACGGGCAGAGAGTACATCTACACGCAAATAAGTGGCAAGAGAGTAACTTATAACATACACCTATTCCCGAATACTTTTTCTTACCTAACCTTACCAAGATGTAAAGGCTTAGGAGAGAACAACTAATATGGGAGAAGATGACCACACAACTAGttggacaaaaataaatagaatgTCCTGCAAATTGCTAGCCTACCTATGAAGTCTTAGGTAGTAGTCATTTAGAGTTTAGGTTAGACGTAACTTAAACGATAATAAGAGTTGAATCAGCTAACCTCCCAAAAAGAATAGCTGCCAAAGCAGTAGTTCCTGAAGCAAGGCTCCCATCCAATGAACAAGCCTCTAAGAAGGCAGTGTCTGTTTGAAGAAATGCTGAAGACATCACCTTATTAATTTCACTAGGAAACTCTTGATCCCCAACAATGTACCTCGGTATATGGTGACATGCAAAATCAGCAGCATGCTTCCCACCATGTCCATCGAACAcctaatataaaacaaatcgaATCAGAGATTCAAGACCCTTCTTATGCTATAAAATGCATTTACAAAAATCAGGGAAAgtgaaaagaacaaacaaacatacccCGTAAAAGGCACTCGGACCGGCCTCAGAGTTCTGAAGGCCAAAGCTATCCATGAAATTATCGACGCACAGAAAAGCATCTTCCATGCTTGACCTGGAGCCAATATCAGACCAAGCTCCAGAACGCATAGAAGGAACAAACTCAGACTTATTCTTCTCTAAAGTAAACTCATTCTCAACAGATATATCTGACACCTTCGTCTTCACCTACAAAATGAAGCAGTCAGAAACCTCAAGCATCTCATAAtcacacattaaaaaaaaacagatattgCAGTCTTAATCATACACATTAGAGAGACAATAATTCAATTTCATTGATACAAGCAGTTTTAGGAAACTAATACTAATGATCCAAATCCAAAGCAGAGCAGTAATTACAACTTAAATTAAACATTCAATACACAAACAATATCGCATTAAATAAAACCAGAAATATCCAAGAAACCCAAGTTGAAGAGAAAGGAATCTTACGAGAGATTGGTGTCGAACAAGCGACCTCTTATTACACGGAGCCAACGATCGCTCACCGTCGAAGCTTTGCCTGTAAACGGCGGCGACAGCggcggatgaagaagaagagaaggagagaggatTCGGCGGTAAACCGCCGTAACTCGAACTCCCATTCTCCGGATCAGAGATTCCTCTAGTTTCTTCCATATTGCaccatcattaaaaaaataaaattccgtAAGCAAAAATAGCGAAAGAGCTGACGAGTCAACTCACGAGTCAGTGAGTCGATTAAAACGATTTCACGTGGAATGTAGCTGTAGATGAGAGATTCTTAGACGATGGGTACAGATTCAGCGACAAAATTGAAGCAATTGTTTCAGAGTTACACGAATTATTAGGGTtttagaaaattagggttttgtggcACAAATTATAAACACgcagagagcgagagagagagaagagagatgtaAAAGCTGTTCGCCGGCGGAGGCGAGAAATACGAGTCCGACGGTTATTAAAAaggccccaaaaaaaaaaaaaagatgcttaacgtgaaaagtgaaaatataaaaCGTCGGCGTATTATTGACATCTTTCCTTTcttcctttataaaaaaagcAATGTTTTCATGACCGGACCGATAGGTGAACCGGACTGCCTTCTGGGTCACCGGGTCATTGGGTCAACCGGTTTCAACCGCGAGTCAATTAGTTAtgattttgtttactatatatatagaaattatatagttttatataatacttaaataaaaataatcataccaTAGTTAACAAATTatgaaatctaaaaataaaaataaagtgaaTTAAACCTTTTGAATGATATAAAAAACACTAAGTAAAATATCAgcaatgaaatatataaaagaacatcACCAATTCACAACAACCAATCTTGGTTGTCTCTATCACCATTCCCTTCGTGTTCTTCAGGTGGCAAAGTGAAGTCTTTATCAAAATCTGAAACATCTAAAAATCACATAGTTGAATCAATATATTATAGACAACTAAAAGGAAATTCAAAAAGCgaaacagaaaataataaagaTACCATTAGACTTTTCAGGTTTGTGTCTTCATGATTTGGGATATTCCTCAGCAAGAGCATTCTCTAATTCATCATATTCAAGTTcacctgtttcttcttcttcaacgatCCAAAACTCTGTTTTATCAATAGATTCATAGTCAACAGAATCAtatgatctttttctttttgacttgTACATGTAAAACATGTATAACTTGTTACAAACTAAAGGTAAAAagacaatttttatttaatgataGTATAATACTTGAACCATAACTCGGCCGGTCTGGTCCAGATTACTGGATCACCGGTTTATAGAGGTTTTTTGTGGGTTTTACCTGTTTTATGATCCCCGGTTATTAGTACTAGACCCAAACCGGAAAATTGTCTGGGTCGCGAATCAACCGGTCGAACTGGCCGATCCGGTCCGATCGTGAAAACATTgcaaaaaaaggaataaaacatTTACATTTCTAACTAGAAtaaacgttatatatatatatacttttttttataacgtaatattttatgaatagcaaaaaaggaaacatggcatttaagaaaaatagcaaaatgattttaattttaaatgaaccttttttattttaacgtCTGgaagatgattttttaaaaattgttccaaaatatttgatatatgtatttatttaatttattgtcaaCAATATTACTAAAAGAATCAGGTCAAAAAAGTTAATCTTATTGAACATTATTTACTTACATTAGATATTGGACTTGTATATGATCTGTTCATGCAAATTTGTCTGTTTTAGATTTCTCACATTACTGGAGTgttgaaaaaaatgtttgattatttgtttgtaCGATGATATTCTTATATGTATAGTTTTACTGCGTTAATTACTTTTTCTTAGATTCATTGGTGGTCACCAAATTTTAACTCTGAGAAATTAAAGAACCACTCGAATAGTATATGTTGGGGAAATATTCGAATATTGTTTCGCCATTAGGAACTTTTTGTGCGGATTTTTCCAGCACAACGATGGTTACTTATCtcgtaatttaattaaatggaCCGACAAGAAGCTTGTTGACGTGGGAGCATGTGATGACACATGCTAATTGGCTAtcattatcaaacaaaattttcttcAGTAATGTGTTTGTGTTGTGATACGTGTACGTTTTATTTAAGACGTAGCAAAAATATTCACGGCTTTTTGTGTTCAATTTCACAATTTGTCTTTCGTATGGACCTTCTATTTCCAATGTTAATGGGTCAAGTCCATTCCATTCTCTGGGCTTAATTTAAGTATAGAGAAGATATGTACATAGCTGGAaggaatatatttatttagatgtGTTTTGAACTGTGTACAGCAACAACTAAAGGAACGTTGTGAATGTACTGAATACAtgttataaggaaattatactGGATGGAAATGTTTTACGAACATCGTATCGTAGTACTcgtttgtaaaaaatatttagcatTTTCGTATAACCTGTTAGTACATTCCAGTTTCAGTTTTGGTACATgcataaaaaatttacaataattgatttgatcaaatatatcaattaacatatatttattttttgggtcaacTATTCAAAAAAACCCACACagctaaacaaaattaatttgaacTGAAACAATTTAAAACTGGATAACTTTCCGGAAAGGactatatatcaaaaacatGTAAATGAGGATAAAGCACAAAAGAAACCACTTGATTTcatataatacaaaacaaactaTTGTCATTCCTTTTACCCATACAAAAATCGCACTTACGCCATCACATTTTGAATATTggataaatatttttactttaatcaaaaattagaattaaaggtgatttattaattttgtaattttttaagtttcttttaccaacaaaaaaaaaagagagagagagagaggatgaaTTACCTTTACATTTGACTCAATGTTTTGTATTTCTAGTCTATTGTTGTCAGTTACACAATTTTTTgtgatccaaaaaaaagaaaagttacacacttttctaaaaatcaaaatatttgagtaacttcgttttatatttaaaatgcAATATACATGATAATTTCTTTGGTTTCTACTGGTAACCATTAGAGgaacaaaaggaaaatgaataaaaagaacaataaggaacggaataaacaatttttgaggaatgaaaggaaaaaatgcagagaaagaacaaaataatgactggtaaccaaataataacaatatttttaaaaatagattaaatattaaatcaatcaatgaataaaaatactaatactacttttaatgtatataaaataaattttacatttgattttaaaataaaatttgtgaattaaattttagaGACATCATATTAAATACTAATAGTTAATATtaacctacaataaaatttaatttaaaatattctttagtttttatttatgatatacacattttttaaatttaatttactattcatacaatttccaaataaagctttcaaattaatttaacatgaaATTTTGTATCAAAGATACTTTTCTGCCAATATACtttgaaagatatgaatattattgtattataaaattaaaatattattaataaacatattttttatttattttaaaataaaaaacgaattttaatattaattttttttatgttccatttgttcctcatcaattttggggAAGAACATTTTTGACCTAGTGTTCTTCATTTTATGAAGAATATAAAGGAACGATGAGGAAATAATATTCTTTATAAATGGTAAAAATTTGGAGGAATGAAGAGGAATATTATATTCCTTCTCgttcttttcctaaattttagTTACGAGGTGGAGCTTTTGTCTTAAGGAAGaacttcaaattatattatttttattttaaagccGTATATTGTATAGGTCTGTCTAAtcgagttatatatatatatatatatatatatatattggagaagaaagaataaATATTTGCTTTTGGTAGAttctaaagagaaaaacaaaaacagaggaacaacAATGGCAGGGAGAATAAGCTGCTGTCTGAATCTTCCTCTCTTAGATTCCAACTCTTCACAATCACTTCTCAAGAAAACGTCACAGATCTCTTGGTATCTTATTCAATTCAATTCATGAAAAATCATTATATCTACCTGATCAGTTTTCACATATCAATGAtcattttatattcttttattctATAGTACTAGTAGGAGAACAGAGCATGTGACTGAGCCAcggaagaacaacaacaagtgTTCTCTTGTCTTTGGCGTGGCGGCGACTGTCCTATTCGGCGCGATTCAAATCAGTTACGTGGCATCGGTTGCAGCTGCGTTTCCTGTGGAAGAGATGGTCACCGGCGTGGTGCCGCCACCACGGAGGTGGAGCGACAAGAGGACGTGTCCGCCTTGGCTTGAGAACTCGTTAGAGACTATCGTACCGGAGAATCTTCCCCGTCCGTCGGCTCATCGACGTTTGGAGTTAGCTGGATTAGCTAAGGGTGATGCGCCGCCGGTCGGTGCGATGGGGACACGTGTCAATAGGACTGCTTGCTTCTCCGTGTAAATTGGAAAGTTCATTACACGTGTAAGGGACGTTGTTAGGCAGCTGTACAAAATCAATTAGAAACAAATActattgtaaataaattaaatttcaatatttttatttatatacttgcataaataaaaattgaagtatttgaacaaattaaactttgacattttttgttttaaatttatttgaccaaaattttgaaaaagaaaacttaaaatcattgagattgtttttatttgcacgtttgtcttctttttctttattttgtaatcttgtAGCCTATTCTTAGGGATGTTAAGAATGGGTTTTAACCCGATGGGTACCCGAGACccatgaaaaataagaaatccaAAGATCTGattattatgttaaaatttCATGGGTTTTAAATAGTTCGGGTACCCATTTTAGAGAGTTCTATTCGGGTTTATTTTATTGGGTTATGGGTACCCATgagacttcaaaaaaaaatcatatgtaaTAAAAGATgtcctttctcttctttaagtattttttttgattttgattagatTTAGAAACTGTTTGGAAAAAGTACTCTTCGCCCAGAAAATTGGAAAAGAcgaatgaatttttttcttttctttgttagCTTTGTGTGAAATTGAGATTGTGATGGGTTGATGATAAGGCTGTGGATGAGAGACACGTGTACGAACATGATTGAGGAATGGGTTAAGGCGCGTGGCAAGCTTGTGGCAAGTATCGATCGTTATCTGATGCAAAAATAACTCCAAGAAATTTTTCTtggactttttttatttttgaggcttcgcaaaatttttgttttatctgatgaaaactgaaaagtcaTTAGTTACATAATAATCTTGTAAGTTTTATCATTTATTCgattaataataatttcttgtaatttttgaaactcttaaatatatttggtatACTTTATctctataatataaaattataaatttttgaaaattgtcataaatataataaaataaacaatatacataatataaatcatatttggtACCAAAAAGCTAAAGACACAAAAATTCATAATGCAAAATGCCAAATACAtcatataagataaaaaaaatcggGTATCCATGGGTTTATCCACAAAACTAAAAACCCGTTCGGATTTACCCACAAGACCTAATACCTATTCGGGTTTTATGAAATCGGGCTTTTTCTGGATGGGCTTTTTTCGAGTTCGGGCCGGGCTGGGTTTTTTTACCCACCACAACATCCCTACCTATTCTTACCAAAATTTTGGGAGCTTGCAGTTTTGAGTGTTGGAGTAGTACTCTGTTGGATGTGAGATGATGAAACAAAAGTAGTACATGCGTGTTTTGTAGTACAAAAGAAAAGTACTGCACACTGAAATCAATGAGTAAGTCGGCCCATTATTGATCCAGAGTTATTATACTGTATGTCAGTCCAaccattaatttaatttcggcctcataatttttcctttttaagtgCAAAAGAAACTACGTAATGTAACGGGACTACGGTCGATACTAGGGACAGTAAGTTTAATAGATTAGAGATAAGGTTAATAATAGAGCTGACATCTCTCTCAGACTCCTCACTCTCACATTcctctttagggtttttttttttttaatcttcttcactATATCATCACCACTCATGGTATCTTCCAATCGCCGCCTCTGAGATCTCTCTTCCAGTTGCTTATCAGATTAGGTATACACATTTAACTGTTTACACATTGATAATGAAGTAGATGCTTGTATTCATATCATTGCCTTTTGGTCAAAAATAATCCTTTCTTTCTCAAAAGTATCATCTAAAtcaaatgtttattgaaatcttgaatcttgactgaattggttttttttgtcatttttcctAATCGCAGCCTTTGTTTTGTGCTACATTGCTTTGCCTGTTATGTCCAACAATGTCTTGCCTCAGCCTTTTATGCAAATGGGTCAATTCATTAATGTCCCTACTATGCCAGACCTGATTTGTAATCCGGATATGAGATTGTCACAACCGATTTGTAGTCCAATCTCTGGTGGGAGTCAGGATTCTCATGTCATGGTGCCTAGTGTTGCTGCTGGTTTAGGATCAGTTAACATGGATACAACTATGTAACTTGGTAAGCGAAAATCTCCGTTGCATCCTTCTGTGCAAAATAAACGTATGGTACTACCTATGGAGCATCGACCACCATGGGTGTCTGCTCCAATGTCTGTGGAGTCATCTTCTGTTTCCCCCAGAACACAGTATTTGCCTGCATCATTTGTTACTAATAATACTTCTGTTATGTGTAATAAACCTGGGAAGCAAACTGCGAGGAGAAAACAGAGTTCGCACAAACCGCTGCCGCTGAAACCTCAGAACGAATCATCTGGAACTGTGAGGTCTAAGATGAGAGATTCTTTAGCAGGTGCCTTGGCAATGGTACAGTGCCAAATGGAAGTTCCTACGGAGTCGAAAAGGTTAGATATTGAGACTGCATCTAATCCTCTCGAAGTTCATGTTAGTGAGCCATTGCCAGTTGCTTCTGGAGTTGATGTCATGGTATCTGATGGTAGCACCGCAATGCTGAACCTCAGTGATCCTATTCCTGTTGGAGGTATCTCTGATCAGACAGAGTTGCCAGAGATTTTGACTACCAAGCTAAGTGATGCCAAAGAAGAAGCTCTGGCTGTTAAACCTTTTGCCGTAGACAATGTTTCATATAGTGACAATGTGTTTTCAAAAGATGATCTTTTGCAAGGGAATGACCTCTCTGGGGATCTTGAGTCGGATATTGAGTTTacagaaaattttcaaaatgatATGATTGGAGCAGTAGCTAATGATAGGTGCCAGGAGAAATTGTTACTGGATCCACAAGTTTTGGCGTTTAAAATAGAGGCAGAACTCTTTAAGTTATTTGGTGGTGTGAATAAGAAATATAAAGAGAAAGGAAGGTCACTCTTATTCAATTTAAAAGACAAAAGTAATCCTAAACTCAGGGAAAAGGTTGTGTATGGAGAAATTGCAGCTGAGAGATTGTGTTCCATGTCAGCAGAGGAACTTGCTTCAAAGGAACTAGCTGAGTGGCGACAAGCAAAAGCAGAAGAGATGGCTCAAATGGTTGTTTTGCAGGACACAGAGGTAGATATTAGAAGCCTGGTAAGGAAAACACACAAAGGAGAGTTCCAAGTGGAAGTTGAACCAATGGATAGTGGCTCAGTGGAGGTCTCTGTTGGATTAAGTTCGCTTGACTGGTTTCGGCCaaaaaatagtaagaataaAACCCCAACCATCACTAAAACACATGGAAGCAAGAAGGAATTGAACGGCTCTGATGAGGGCATTAGCCCCAAAAAAGGAGTCACAATAGATGATGAGATGCAGGCTGCCACTGGTTCTCTTCCTCCAATCGTCTCTCTTGATGAATTCATGTCATCCGTAGATCCATCGTCTCCGTCTTACTCTTCGTCTCCAGATACTGAGGAAAAAACTTCT is a genomic window containing:
- the LOC104752195 gene encoding V-type proton ATPase subunit c''2, whose product is MSGAAIHASSWAAALVRISPYTFSAIGIAISIGVSVLGAAWGIYITGSSLIGAAIEAPRITSKNLISVIFCEAVAIYGVIVAIILQTKLESVPSSKMYDAESLRAGYAIFASGIIVGFANLVCGLCVGIIGSSCALSDAQNSTLFVKILVIEIFGSALGLFGVIVGIIMSAQATWPTK
- the LOC104752196 gene encoding probable protein phosphatase 2C 22 translates to MEETRGISDPENGSSSYGGLPPNPLSFSSSSSAAVAAVYRQSFDGERSLAPCNKRSLVRHQSLVKTKVSDISVENEFTLEKNKSEFVPSMRSGAWSDIGSRSSMEDAFLCVDNFMDSFGLQNSEAGPSAFYGVFDGHGGKHAADFACHHIPRYIVGDQEFPSEINKVMSSAFLQTDTAFLEACSLDGSLASGTTALAAILFGRSLVVANAGDCRAVLSRQGKAIEMSRDHKPMSSKERRRIEASGGYVYDGYLNGQLNVARALGDFHMEGMKKKKDGSDGGPLIAEPELMTTKLTEEDEFLIIGCDGVWDVFMSQNAIDFARRRLQEHNDPLMCSKELVEEAIKRKSGDNVTAVVVCLQPQPPPNLVAPRLRVQRSFSAEGLKDLQSFLDGLGD
- the LOC104752197 gene encoding uncharacterized protein LOC104752197, with the protein product MAGRISCCLNLPLLDSNSSQSLLKKTSQISCTSRRTEHVTEPRKNNNKCSLVFGVAATVLFGAIQISYVASVAAAFPVEEMVTGVVPPPRRWSDKRTCPPWLENSLETIVPENLPRPSAHRRLELAGLAKGDAPPVGAMGTRVNRTACFSV